In the Pongo abelii isolate AG06213 chromosome 9, NHGRI_mPonAbe1-v2.0_pri, whole genome shotgun sequence genome, acatggtgaaaccccgtctctactaaaaatacaaaaagttagccggccgtggtggtgcatgcctgtaatcccagctacaggggaggctgaggcaggagaactgcttgaacccgagaggcggaggttgcagtaagccgagatcacgccactgcactccagcgtgggcaacaagagcgaaacttcatctcaaaaaaaaaaaaaaagagaggagagagagacagagacagggagagacaggCTCAGACGGGCTAAGAGACGGGAGATTCTTTCCAGAAGGAAAGGTATCCCACACTGGGTTCCTGAAACTGCTGATGGCAACCCGGGAGGCGCAGACTGCGCGGTGGCCAACTGCCGGCCCTCCCACCTCCCCGCGTCCCCGGCACCCTGACCTGCGGGGCCGGCCGCTCTCGTCGGGGGGCAGGACGGTGACGCAGACCTTGGGCGCCGAGCGCAGCAGCTGGGCAGCGGCCTCGGGCCGGAGGCTGGGCAGCGTCTGGCCGCACACGCGCAGCAGGCGCGCCCCGGGCCGCAGTCCCGCCGTCTCGGCGAACGTGAAGCGCTCCACGTGCGTGACGAAGCCCTCGGCGTCCACCTCGAAGCCCAGGCGGCCTTGACCGTCACGGGGCAGAGCGAGCTCGCGGGTCTCGCAGCCACGGCTCACCAGCTGCGGGCGGGGCGGGACGAGTGGGCGGGACTGCCGGGAGGTGGGGCCGCCCCAGCGCCCGCCCCCTGGACTGCGTCCCAGGCCACACGGAACGTTCCACAGACCCCGAGGGCCGCGTGTGCCATCGCCCGAGGGATGAAGGCCAGAAGTCGCTTACCCGAGGGCACCAGTTCCGGCCTTGCCAAGCCCCGGGGCTGGTTCTGCCCTCCTCGACTTTCCCTTCCGCAGGAGTAGGGGACAAAGGCGGCGAGAGGGAGGGGTCCAAAGCAGGCTCCGCCCCGCCGCCCGCAGGGGCCCCAGTTTACCGCTCAGGCTCACCTGCAGACGCGCCACCACCTCGCCCACGGCTTGGCCGGGGGACCCGTCGAAGCGCAGCGTAATCGCCTCCCCGCGGCCGTGGTACAGGTCCAGCTGCTGCTCGGAGAAGGTCCAGGCCAGCACGTCGCGACAGGCGCAATTGAACACTACGCGGCCGTCGCGCGGCGCCACCAGTACCAGAGCCTCGGCAGAGATGCCCAGCAGGCAGGGCACCTCGGCGCCTTCGGGGCCGCTCGCCTGAGCCCCAGCGGCTACCCGCGCCCCGGGCGCCGCGCGCACTCCCCACACCAGTGAGCCTGCTGCCTGCAGCTCGGCGCCCGGGCCCCGAGGGGCCGCCCGGCGCCTCCCACCCAGGGAGGGCAGGCCGAAGCGTGAAGCCGAGTCCAGCGACGTAGTGGTCACCTCGTTGGTGGCCAGGTCTTGCAGGTACTGCTGGCGGGTGCGCGTGGCCATGGCGTGGAACTGGCGAGCGTGGCCGGCCGCCTGCTCGCCATTCAGCGCCTTGGCTAGCAGGAAGGCCCGGAAGTCGGCGTTGGCTGCGAAGGGGCCTCCGCCAGCGGGCAGAGCTGGCCCGAAGGCCGGGGTGTCCTGGGTGCGGCTCACAGCCACCCTGCGGGGAGGGAGGCGGTAGTGAGGGGCGGCAGGACTCTATGCCCACGGGAGACCTGGGACCACTCCGGTGCCCACCTGTAGGAGGTGTGTGGCGTGCAGGGTGCGTGTGCCCTCACCACTAGGAACACGTGCTGGAAGTGCGAGCGGATGGTGGTGGGGCAGAAGGGCTTGCTGCCAGGCTCCTGGAATACGATGGTCACAATGTCGTTGCCAATGTGGCGCTTCCGCAGGAGCTAGGGGTTGGATAGTAGGGGCTCGTGATGAGGCCTTCTGTGCCCCAAACCCCTCCTCATTCAGGCAGGAGAAAGCCACGGCACCAATGGCTCCCCCACTGCCCCTGGTGAAGACCTAGGGTGTTTGTCTTTGGGAAGGGGCCACCAGAGGGGCGGGTTGTTGGGGCCAACAGAGCTCCCGCCAAAGCTCAAATGTCATGGACCATGCAGGGCCCTCCATGGTTCCCAGAAGCCCCACCCCCACGCTGGTCCCCCTCACACCTGCTGCTGGTTATTAGGGGTGTAAGGCAGCATCGTGGACACGTGGAACATGATCTCGTGGTCCTGGTACGTGGTGTAGAGGGAGTGCGTGCCTGTGGAATCCGCTGTGGCCAGGGAGTTAGGGACACAGAAGGAGAAAACAAGGGGAATCTGAGTGGCTTGAACTTGCCATTCCTGTCTGCACACAGGAGCCTCTGTGCCCCAAACAGCAGGTGGACAACCAGTCATGCCACCAGCCAATACCCAGCCAGTGAGATCCAAGGGCCTCAGCCCTGGgtgcccctcctcccctccctccacagGCTCCAGCCCCATGCCAGAGTGAAGAGGGGTCAGAATGGGAGAGTTGAAACAGAATGAAGACAGAAATGAGAAGTGGTCTCAGAGGGAGGCCAGGGCCAGGTGTGCTAGGAGGACAGGTGTCACTCCAGGCCCAAGCATGTGTGGCATGCTGGGAAAGTGAAAGGCAGGCGGGGGGTGCTCAGTACAACACCTCCCAGGGGTCCTGGGGCCCCTTCCACCAGGGAGGCAGGGGCACCTCTTCCATGAGGCTGAGCTGCTGGAATGTGTTTGGTGGAGGGGTAGTGCCCCCAAGCCACTTTAGCCCCAGCTCAGGCAGTTGGGTACTTGGGCCTTGAGGGACAGTCCCAGCTCCTCTTTTCAGCCCATAGCTTGGCCCTCATAGCCCTGACTCAGATCCTTAGCTCACCCAAAGAACTCTCCAGTCCCCAGCCCCAGGATTGTATGGACAAAGGAGTGACAAGGCAATTCGTGCTCACCCCTTCAGCACTGATCTGCTCCCACCCCTCCTGCCCCTGGGCCTCACTTTTGGTGTCTAGCTGGGCCCGGTAACTCTCAAAGCCTTTGAGCCGCACCACATCGCCCAGCAAGGTGAGAAACTGCATGAAGGCCGGTCCCGCCTCCTGGTTGTTGTACATCTCCTCCTCCGAGCCCTGGCCCGCCCGGCAGTACAGGATGCCCACCTTGCGCTGGAAGCTCAGCTGTGGGTGGGAGACAGAAGGCATAGGTCTCAGTCCCCTGCAGCCCCACCCCACCAGCTCTTAGGGAATGGATGGGACGCTGGCCTTGGGGCTGAGCACCAGCCCTTTCTGAGCCACTTGTGTCCTTGCCTGTCAGGTGAGTACAGTTGGTTGTGCTCCTCGTGCTTTGGAGGGCACAGGTAGGAAGGGATGGGAGGAGACTGGTTCCCATGTGGCAGTAGAGAAGGTGATTCACAGAAAGGACCCTTCCAATAAACATATACACTATCATCCTCCTTATCTCAAGGCTGGACTGTCCTCTCCGCCCCTGAATCCAAGGCACCGccaccccagcccctgcaggCCTTGAGCCAGGCACCACCTCTGCCCCCCGTGCTCCTGTTTCTGTGCCCTCTTCCCGGCTCTTCCCTCTGCGGATAACTGGATAACCATGCCCAGCTCAAAGTGCTCTGAACTCCTCCAAACAGCACAGGCTCCCCTCCAGCGGTCACCTCCCTTTTCCACAACTAAACTTGTCTGCACTCACAGTCCCcacttcaatttcattcctcCCAACCCCCTGCAGCCCCCACTCCCCATATGGCCCCCAGATGTGGCCTCATCCTGGCACCCTCTCAGCCATAGGTGGCACTGGGGATAGCTGGAAACTCACCTTGCCTAGGGCCCCAGGGaccccaccttcttctgcctgggCCTCTTCTCCACCCATGCTCCTCCCGTTCCCTGGCTGCAGCAAGGATGACACCCCCATCTCCGCCTCCCATTCAGACCGGCCTACCAAACCCTGGGCCTTTTTCTCCAGCTGTATCATGTCTCACCTTGCTGTGACTCCCCcaccctgctcctcctccttaaAGCACCACTCCTGGGGGCCAAGAAGCTGGGGAATCCTAGCACTTCACCCCTTCCAGTCAGCCACATGACTACCCAGTCCCTCCTGGACTGTCACCTCCTCTTCACCTCCACTGTCGCTGCCACCgtgtctagcctgggcaactgcaACAGCCTTCAGCCTGGCATCCCCGCCCCATACAGTCTAGTCCCCATGCTGCAGCCAGAGAGCTGCCCCTCTCAGATCTGCACCGTATACCTCCATGGCTTCCCAATGCCCACGGGAACAAATGCAAgcttctccccagcccctccccacaaTCCCAACCCCAGCCACACTGAACTGACTGCCTAATGTGCCATGCTCTCATTCTCCAAGCCTTTGCACAAGTTATTCCTTCTGACCAGAAAACACCTGCTTATCCGGGCTTGAGCCCTTTTGTGTTCTCCATGCTGGAAAACCCTGGCCAAGGAAGGGCTCTCATTCACTAGCCTTGTGGCCCAGGGAGCCCTCCACATTCCCCTTTCAGTGTTATAGCACTCCTGTATTTCAGCAGTTCTCTGTGGATCTCTTTCTCCCACCCAGCTGTGAGCTACTCAAGCAAAGCACTTGGTCTAGACCTGTCCCCAGCATCCAGTCTGAGGCCTGGCACCAAAAAGGTCTAAGAAATGTTTCTTGAATGACTGATGGGttgaatgatacagagaagactCAGCCAATGGGCAGCTTTCAGCATGGAGTGGGGGATGGAAGGAGCCGCTCCAGGAAGCTGTGAGCACCACATGTTAGAGGAAACCCAGCAGGGGCTGTGGGGGAAATTGGCCAGGAATGATGCGGGAACTGCAGGACCAGTGGGGTGAGTCAGACCAGGGCATCTGGGACTGcaaagatctttttaaaatgcagactctgggccgagtgcagtggctcatgcctgcaatcccagcactttgggaggccgaggtgggcagatcacaaggtcaggagttcgaaaccagcgtggccaacatggtaaaaccccatctctactacaaatacaaaaattagctgggcatggtggtgtgcacctgtaatcccagctactcaggaggctgaggcaggagaatcgcttgaacccggaaggcagagattgcagtgagctgagattgcaccattgcactccagcctgggtgacagagcgagactccatctcaaaataaataaataaataaataaagtgcagaCTCTGATTCAGATGGTCTGGGGTGTGGccccagaatctgcatttctacatGATGTGGATACTGCTGGTCTACAGAGCTCACTTTGAGACGCAAGGCTCCAGATGACCTCTGATGCCTTCTCTGAAAAGCCAGCTCTCCTGGGGGTCACCACCCAGCCCAGGATTAGGGTCAAGGCTAGGGGTTTGGGAGCTGGGCAGGCTGGGTTCAGACTGGGGCCAGCTGTACGGCTTGGGGGCTCCGCGGCCCGCCACTCACCACTTGCTCATCCAGTATGAGCAGCGTCCGTGGTACCTTGGGTGAAGCTGAGCCCAGGCGCAGGCAGCTGGGGCTCAGCTGCGGCGCCACGTGCTCCAGAAGTTTCCTTGGGGACAGACCCCGTGGGGGCCCCGGCGGCAGCGCGTCCTCCGAGATGGTGCCACGGAGGGTCCGGAGCTGAGGAAGGGGTGTAAGGGCATTCAGGATGCATACAGGGTGTCGGGGAGGCAACCCACGTCCTGATCCCGCGATCCCGGCCCACCTGCGTGGTCCGCACGATGACGCGGTAGCTGTGCAGGGTGCCCCCTCCGctgccctccttctcctcccGCCGCAGGCTCACTGCCACCGGGCCCAGCGACTCGTCCATCCCGAAGAAGTTCTGATGTTCTGGGGGACCGCGCCGAAGTAAACGATTGGTCCCGCCCTCTGGCAGCCCCGCCCCCGCTCGACCACGCGCATCACTAAGCCCCGCCCTAGGCTTCATCTCACCACCAAATGCTGACCCTAGACTAAGTCCCGCCCCTCTGTAGCCCCGAGCTCAATATCTTGATCTCAACCCTGACCCAGAGGTGGACCTAGACCCAGACCTAGACCCACGCGGCCAGCTCCCAGGCCTAAATCCTGCCTTGGCCCCGCCCGCCACGCCCTCATTCTCCCTTCTATGTCCTGGAGCCCTCCCTCCGCAGTGCTGGTGAGAACAAGGTTCACGGATGCAGGGATTTGAGGCCTGAGTTTTCACCACACAGAAAAGCCCATAGGGAATCTCTCCCCAGCCCGGCAGGTTCAACCAGATGGAGGATGAACCAATACGGAGGCAGAGGGACCAGCCCTGGCTGGGGGTGAGGGGCCAGGGATTAGCCTTAAGAGGGTGGTTGAAAGTGGGTCCAGGAGGACCCCAGCTCAGCTCTTGAGCCCTCCCACGGCCAGGGACTTTACAGGAAATGGACAGTTCATGAGCCCTACTGTGTGCACTGCAGGTGACAGGGACCTCTTCTTCagcccccctcctcccctccctggaaCTGCCTTTCCTCACCTTTGCCATAGAAGTACTTGCGGTAGTAGCCAGCACCCAGGTCTGCGTGCTCCAGGCTGTAGGCCGAGGTTCGGTTCTGTGGCTCCTCCAGGATGGACACGGCCGCGTTGGGCAGTGCAGGGGGCACAGGTGGGGATGCTGGTCCACCCAGGCCTAGCTCACCCTCACCCCCGAGCTCACACACAAAGCCAGGTGCCCCATGCAGCAGGTCCGAGCTGGCAGCCTGGTCCTCGGCTGAAGCCAGGGTCCCAGAGCTGGCCTCTGAGTGGCTCCCCATCCCCTGAGACCTCGGAGCCCAATCAAAGAGCAGGCTTTGCACGTCATAGTGGGCAAACCATCGAGGCTCAAGCACTGGCGGGAAGGCAGGCTCTGGTTCCTCTGCTGGCAGCCCCAGCAGTGCCAGCGGGTCAGTGAAGAGCCGGGTGGAAGTGGCTGCAGGGCGGCTGGCCTCTTCGTGGCTGTGGGCACGGGCACGGGGGCTGGCTGGCGTGGGGGGCCTGGCCTCGCCTGCATCGCTGCCGCTGCGCAGGAGCGGGCCCCGGACTGGCCTCGGCTCGAAGGTGTGCGGTGTCAGCGGGGGCCTTGCCGGCTGGCGCAGCTTGCGGGCAAAGAGGTCATCCGTGGACGCAGGGGCCATGCCCCGCCGAGGGCTCCCCACACCGCCGGCCCACATGGGCATGCTCTGTGGGCCTGACTCTCCGGGGGCTGGGCCGCATTGGCAGGCACGGGTGTTTGGTGCCCAGCCTGAGGTTGCAGCAGCAGTTCCTGCCCTGAAGGAGGAGGGGGCTGCTCAGAGGGGCCTGGGCAGAAAACAGGAACCCAGGCCCCCAGCCTGGTCCTCCACCACCCGTGTTGGCTTCCGGCCCCCTCCGAGACCATCAAAGCTGCTTCCGCTTTCCAGGCCACTTCCTTGTCTGCCTAGGGCTGAGGTTtccagccccctccccagcttAGCTGGGCAGGGCTAGAGGCTGGGCTGTTGGGTCTTGGTCCTGAGGGTCCTGGAGCCTGGGCAGCCCTGGAGCTGCCAGGGTCCCCCAATCGCCACCCACACACCTTAGCTTTGGCCTGGGCCCAGAGTAAGGGTCCCACCAGGACCTAGCCCAACTGGACAGATGACTTGTATTGGCTGGGACGGGAAACCCAGGGGCCACTGGTGTCTGGGTCCTGCCCACTTAACAAAGGGAGGACGTCCTGTCCCCAGAGAccttcctccctgcccctcccacttCCTTCAGGGTCCCTGGAGAGCTGATCACCCAGAGAGGTCTGATCTCAGTGCCCTGGACCTCAAGGCCTCAATACCACAAGGACACATGGGTTCCCAGGGGGGCAGCGGCAGGGCAGCAAGAATGGCAAGAGGACTTCCTTCAGCACAGGAAGTAGCCCCAACTGTGGGCCCAGCCCTCTGCCAGGCCCCCACATCCTGAGGAAGGTTCTGGGGTCACAGCAGCTGTCATGGGACCCCAGTCACCCTGGCCTGAAGGACAGGCCAGCTCACCTTCTTGCAGGCTACTGTGCCCAGGCTTGGGGGCAAGAGGAGTCACAATGACAGGGACCCATAGGGACCTCTGCCTACCTGGTCTCACTGATGCAGACAGGGAGGTCTGAACCCCATGTGACAGATGGTCAAATGAGGTCCAGAGGAGATGCTCTTGCCTGAAGCAATTCCGTGTCAGAGCTAGGATGTGAGCCTGGGTCTGTCCATCTCCAGGCCCTAAGCAGGGCTGCACCTGCCCACTGCTGTCTGTGTGCGTAGGTTTTGTGGGGGTGGGTGTTGGGCTGAGGTTCAAGGTCTCACAGGATGCAAGATTGAGACACCCAAAGCCCCAGGGACCTGCTAAGTACGGAAATGTGACGCCAGAGGCAGGTGCAAATGGTAGTGTGAGAACTTGAGGGAAGCCACGCCCAGGCAAGCCCTGGATGGAGAAGGCAGTGAGGACAGGGAGCTGGGGAACCTTCACTGGGGGTACAGGCATCTAATGGTGGGTCTTCATGCAGCATCCAGCAACATCATGCGGGGCTGGGCCGGAGGGGGGTGGAGGAGGGGCTCCACACACCCCTCGTCTGGGGCCTCCAAAACCAAGCTAGTGTCGGCTCCCCAGCCCAGGTGCCTTCTACCTTGATTTCTCCTGAATAAACTCCCATGCTGACcttgagcctctgttttctcatctctaaaatgaggttaactggccgggcgcggtggctcaggcctgtaatcccagcactttgggaggccaaggcagagggatcacctgaggtcaggagttcaagaccagcctagctaacatggtgaaagcccgtctctactaaaaatataaaaattagccgggtgtggtggtgcgtgcctatagtcccagctactcaggaggctgaggcaggagaatcgcttaaacctgggaggcagaggttgcagtgagccgagatcgcgccactgaactccagcctgcgggacagagcgagactgtctcaaaaaaaaaaaaaaaaaagggtttaacTATTTCTGTCCCCTCCCAAGGCTGCTGAGAGACTGAGAAGAGTGAGGTGAGTGTTGCTAGCTATCTGTGTGTGTGACGGGTGTAGCCCCTGGCTCCATGAGCCAAGCTCTGGGCACATCCAGCGCTGGGGCCTGGGCTATAGTGTGTGAAGGAGTAGGAGGGCATGAAGGAAGGGGTCTGTGCAAGCCCCGCTCTGTGTGGGCTGAGCTCTGCACGCTTGGAAGTGAGATCTGTGCCTGTGTGCACCCAGCCTGTGAGCTGCCTCTTGCTGTGGCCCAGTGCCAGGCTCTGGCGCTGCCTTGAGGGGTGTTCTTGGGCTCTGCCCCTCACCCTGAAGCTTCACACAGGGTCCATTGAGGCCAGGACATTCCTCCGGGCCTGTGTCACtaggggtggggggaaagggcCGGCCCCGCCCCCACAGATCCGGAAGGCCTGGCtgccccaggaggaggagctggccACTTCCCA is a window encoding:
- the SIPA1 gene encoding signal-induced proliferation-associated protein 1, with translation MPMWAGGVGSPRRGMAPASTDDLFARKLRQPARPPLTPHTFEPRPVRGPLLRSGSDAGEARPPTPASPRARAHSHEEASRPAATSTRLFTDPLALLGLPAEEPEPAFPPVLEPRWFAHYDVQSLLFDWAPRSQGMGSHSEASSGTLASAEDQAASSDLLHGAPGFVCELGGEGELGLGGPASPPVPPALPNAAVSILEEPQNRTSAYSLEHADLGAGYYRKYFYGKEHQNFFGMDESLGPVAVSLRREEKEGSGGGTLHSYRVIVRTTQLRTLRGTISEDALPPGPPRGLSPRKLLEHVAPQLSPSCLRLGSASPKVPRTLLILDEQVLSFQRKVGILYCRAGQGSEEEMYNNQEAGPAFMQFLTLLGDVVRLKGFESYRAQLDTKTDSTGTHSLYTTYQDHEIMFHVSTMLPYTPNNQQQLLRKRHIGNDIVTIVFQEPGSKPFCPTTIRSHFQHVFLVVRAHAPCTPHTSYRVAVSRTQDTPAFGPALPAGGGPFAANADFRAFLLAKALNGEQAAGHARQFHAMATRTRQQYLQDLATNEVTTTSLDSASRFGLPSLGGRRRAAPRGPGAELQAAGSLVWGVRAAPGARVAAGAQASGPEGAEVPCLLGISAEALVLVAPRDGRVVFNCACRDVLAWTFSEQQLDLYHGRGEAITLRFDGSPGQAVGEVVARLQLVSRGCETRELALPRDGQGRLGFEVDAEGFVTHVERFTFAETAGLRPGARLLRVCGQTLPSLRPEAAAQLLRSAPKVCVTVLPPDESGRPRRSFSELYTLSLQEPSRRGAPEPVQDEVQGVTLLPTTKQLLHLCLQDGGSPPGPGDLAEERTEFLHSQNSLSPRSSLSDEAPVLPTTTPDLLLATTANPSVPSADSETPVTQDRPGSPSGSEDKGNPAPELRASFLPRTLSLRNSISRIMSEAGSGTLEDEWQAISEIASTCNTILESLSREGQPIPESGDPKGTPKSDAEPEPGNLSEKVSHLESMLRKLQEDLQKEKADRAALEEEVRSLRHNNRRLQAESESAATRLLLASKQLGSPTADLA